A single window of Arvicanthis niloticus isolate mArvNil1 chromosome 20, mArvNil1.pat.X, whole genome shotgun sequence DNA harbors:
- the Tbata gene encoding protein TBATA isoform X1: MYIKGVWHLVEDEVTSPKAEPQPEKKPENLPRSHGDVGLQKEPVVPGIVDFEPIHEELKTIKTPTSQPTPSAYRFGRLSHHSFFSRHHPQPQRVTHIQAPGVQPTDLTPSADINGKPVCMIRDEFSLGALAQSTFLSSCLMEMPTISVPIGDPQSNRNPQLSTSDTWRKNLKDLASRVTAFTKEIESKTDEQKEESPLRDPPPREQGAKYSAETGRLIPASSQALSRRNRQGQRGHPSGKDGGAQTSVLQDQELLILELLCQILQTDSLRAIQFWLLYAPPKEKDLALGLLQTAVAQLIPQSLPTIPAEKLWNQLQELQEPPQETQQATYSPSLKKTKTPPLPKPDKPEYIGKAQVLLVHPSEDPEEQATRPKAES, from the exons ATGTATATAAAGGGTGTTTGGCACCTCGTAGAGGATGAGGTGACTAG TCCAAAGGCAGAGCCCCAGCCGGAGAAGAAGCCCGAGAACCTTCCAAGGAGCCACGGGGATGTTGGGCTCCAGAAAGAGCCTGTAGTCCCAGGCATTGTGGATTTCGAGCCGATCCATGAGGAGTTGAAGACAATAAAGACCCCAACATCACAACCAACACCTAGTGCCTACCGCTTTGGACGCCTCAGCCACCATTCCTTCTTCTCGAGGCACCATCCCCAACCACAGCGAGTGACTCATATTCAAG CTCCTGGGGTCCAGCCCACGGATCTCACTCCCTCTGCAGATATCAATGGGAAGCCCGTCTGCATGATCAGGGACGAGTTCTCTCTGGGGGCCTTGGCTCAGTCCACATTCTTATCCAGCTGTCTGATGGAGATGCCCACCATCTCTGTCCCCATTGGGGACCCACAGTCCAATCGGAACCCCCAGCTTTCTACTTCTG ACACCTGGAGGAAGAATTTAAAGGACCTGGCTTCCCGAGTGACTGCCTTCACTAAGGAAATCGAGTCAAAGACCGATGAG CAGAAAGAAGAGTCTCCTCTGAGGGATCCTCCTCCCAGAGAGCAGGGGGCCAAGTACTCAGCTGAGACTGGTAGGCTTATCCCTGCTTCCAGTCAAGCCCTCAGCCGCCGCAACCGCCAGGGCCAGCGGGGCCACCCTTCTGGTAAAGATGGAGGAGCCCAAACCTCCGTTCTGCAGGATCAGGAGCTGCTG ATCTTGGAACTTCTTTGTCAAATTCTACAAACAGACTCTCTGAGGGCTATTCAGTTCTGGCTGCTTTATGCTCCACCAAAAG aaaaaGATTTAGCTTTGGGGCTCCTGCAAACCGCGGTGGCTCAGCTCATCCCCCAGTCCCTCCCCACCATCCCAGCAGAGAAGCTCTGGAACCAACTCCAAGAGCTTCAAGAGCCTCCTCAAGAGACACAACAGGCAACCTACAG CCCATCCCTGAAGAAGACGAAGACACCACCTCTACCCAAACCAGACAAACCAG
- the Tbata gene encoding protein TBATA isoform X3, translated as MYIKGVWHLVEDEVTSPKAEPQPEKKPENLPRSHGDVGLQKEPVVPGIVDFEPIHEELKTIKTPTSQPTPSAYRFGRLSHHSFFSRHHPQPQRVTHIQAPGVQPTDLTPSADINGKPVCMIRDEFSLGALAQSTFLSSCLMEMPTISVPIGDPQSNRNPQLSTSDTWRKNLKDLASRVTAFTKEIESKTDEKEESPLRDPPPREQGAKYSAETGRLIPASSQALSRRNRQGQRGHPSGKDGGAQTSVLQDQELLILELLCQILQTDSLRAIQFWLLYAPPKEKDLALGLLQTAVAQLIPQSLPTIPAEKLWNQLQELQEPPQETQQATYSPSLKKTKTPPLPKPDKPEYIGKAQVLLVHPSEDPEEQATRPKAES; from the exons ATGTATATAAAGGGTGTTTGGCACCTCGTAGAGGATGAGGTGACTAG TCCAAAGGCAGAGCCCCAGCCGGAGAAGAAGCCCGAGAACCTTCCAAGGAGCCACGGGGATGTTGGGCTCCAGAAAGAGCCTGTAGTCCCAGGCATTGTGGATTTCGAGCCGATCCATGAGGAGTTGAAGACAATAAAGACCCCAACATCACAACCAACACCTAGTGCCTACCGCTTTGGACGCCTCAGCCACCATTCCTTCTTCTCGAGGCACCATCCCCAACCACAGCGAGTGACTCATATTCAAG CTCCTGGGGTCCAGCCCACGGATCTCACTCCCTCTGCAGATATCAATGGGAAGCCCGTCTGCATGATCAGGGACGAGTTCTCTCTGGGGGCCTTGGCTCAGTCCACATTCTTATCCAGCTGTCTGATGGAGATGCCCACCATCTCTGTCCCCATTGGGGACCCACAGTCCAATCGGAACCCCCAGCTTTCTACTTCTG ACACCTGGAGGAAGAATTTAAAGGACCTGGCTTCCCGAGTGACTGCCTTCACTAAGGAAATCGAGTCAAAGACCGATGAG AAAGAAGAGTCTCCTCTGAGGGATCCTCCTCCCAGAGAGCAGGGGGCCAAGTACTCAGCTGAGACTGGTAGGCTTATCCCTGCTTCCAGTCAAGCCCTCAGCCGCCGCAACCGCCAGGGCCAGCGGGGCCACCCTTCTGGTAAAGATGGAGGAGCCCAAACCTCCGTTCTGCAGGATCAGGAGCTGCTG ATCTTGGAACTTCTTTGTCAAATTCTACAAACAGACTCTCTGAGGGCTATTCAGTTCTGGCTGCTTTATGCTCCACCAAAAG aaaaaGATTTAGCTTTGGGGCTCCTGCAAACCGCGGTGGCTCAGCTCATCCCCCAGTCCCTCCCCACCATCCCAGCAGAGAAGCTCTGGAACCAACTCCAAGAGCTTCAAGAGCCTCCTCAAGAGACACAACAGGCAACCTACAG CCCATCCCTGAAGAAGACGAAGACACCACCTCTACCCAAACCAGACAAACCAG
- the Tbata gene encoding protein TBATA isoform X6 yields MTTEVKQLAEHPLVSPKAEPQPEKKPENLPRSHGDVGLQKEPVVPGIVDFEPIHEELKTIKTPTSQPTPSAYRFGRLSHHSFFSRHHPQPQRVTHIQDINGKPVCMIRDEFSLGALAQSTFLSSCLMEMPTISVPIGDPQSNRNPQLSTSDTWRKNLKDLASRVTAFTKEIESKTDEQKEESPLRDPPPREQGAKYSAETGRLIPASSQALSRRNRQGQRGHPSGKDGGAQTSVLQDQELLILELLCQILQTDSLRAIQFWLLYAPPKEKDLALGLLQTAVAQLIPQSLPTIPAEKLWNQLQELQEPPQETQQATYSPSLKKTKTPPLPKPDKPEYIGKAQVLLVHPSEDPEEQATRPKAES; encoded by the exons ATGACTACAGAGGTCAAACAGCTGGCTGAGCATCCTCTAGTGAG TCCAAAGGCAGAGCCCCAGCCGGAGAAGAAGCCCGAGAACCTTCCAAGGAGCCACGGGGATGTTGGGCTCCAGAAAGAGCCTGTAGTCCCAGGCATTGTGGATTTCGAGCCGATCCATGAGGAGTTGAAGACAATAAAGACCCCAACATCACAACCAACACCTAGTGCCTACCGCTTTGGACGCCTCAGCCACCATTCCTTCTTCTCGAGGCACCATCCCCAACCACAGCGAGTGACTCATATTCAAG ATATCAATGGGAAGCCCGTCTGCATGATCAGGGACGAGTTCTCTCTGGGGGCCTTGGCTCAGTCCACATTCTTATCCAGCTGTCTGATGGAGATGCCCACCATCTCTGTCCCCATTGGGGACCCACAGTCCAATCGGAACCCCCAGCTTTCTACTTCTG ACACCTGGAGGAAGAATTTAAAGGACCTGGCTTCCCGAGTGACTGCCTTCACTAAGGAAATCGAGTCAAAGACCGATGAG CAGAAAGAAGAGTCTCCTCTGAGGGATCCTCCTCCCAGAGAGCAGGGGGCCAAGTACTCAGCTGAGACTGGTAGGCTTATCCCTGCTTCCAGTCAAGCCCTCAGCCGCCGCAACCGCCAGGGCCAGCGGGGCCACCCTTCTGGTAAAGATGGAGGAGCCCAAACCTCCGTTCTGCAGGATCAGGAGCTGCTG ATCTTGGAACTTCTTTGTCAAATTCTACAAACAGACTCTCTGAGGGCTATTCAGTTCTGGCTGCTTTATGCTCCACCAAAAG aaaaaGATTTAGCTTTGGGGCTCCTGCAAACCGCGGTGGCTCAGCTCATCCCCCAGTCCCTCCCCACCATCCCAGCAGAGAAGCTCTGGAACCAACTCCAAGAGCTTCAAGAGCCTCCTCAAGAGACACAACAGGCAACCTACAG CCCATCCCTGAAGAAGACGAAGACACCACCTCTACCCAAACCAGACAAACCAG
- the Tbata gene encoding protein TBATA isoform X7, translated as MGPKAEPQPEKKPENLPRSHGDVGLQKEPVVPGIVDFEPIHEELKTIKTPTSQPTPSAYRFGRLSHHSFFSRHHPQPQRVTHIQAPGVQPTDLTPSADINGKPVCMIRDEFSLGALAQSTFLSSCLMEMPTISVPIGDPQSNRNPQLSTSDTWRKNLKDLASRVTAFTKEIESKTDEQKEESPLRDPPPREQGAKYSAETGRLIPASSQALSRRNRQGQRGHPSGKDGGAQTSVLQDQELLILELLCQILQTDSLRAIQFWLLYAPPKEKDLALGLLQTAVAQLIPQSLPTIPAEKLWNQLQELQEPPQETQQATYSPSLKKTKTPPLPKPDKPEYIGKAQVLLVHPSEDPEEQATRPKAES; from the exons ATGGG TCCAAAGGCAGAGCCCCAGCCGGAGAAGAAGCCCGAGAACCTTCCAAGGAGCCACGGGGATGTTGGGCTCCAGAAAGAGCCTGTAGTCCCAGGCATTGTGGATTTCGAGCCGATCCATGAGGAGTTGAAGACAATAAAGACCCCAACATCACAACCAACACCTAGTGCCTACCGCTTTGGACGCCTCAGCCACCATTCCTTCTTCTCGAGGCACCATCCCCAACCACAGCGAGTGACTCATATTCAAG CTCCTGGGGTCCAGCCCACGGATCTCACTCCCTCTGCAGATATCAATGGGAAGCCCGTCTGCATGATCAGGGACGAGTTCTCTCTGGGGGCCTTGGCTCAGTCCACATTCTTATCCAGCTGTCTGATGGAGATGCCCACCATCTCTGTCCCCATTGGGGACCCACAGTCCAATCGGAACCCCCAGCTTTCTACTTCTG ACACCTGGAGGAAGAATTTAAAGGACCTGGCTTCCCGAGTGACTGCCTTCACTAAGGAAATCGAGTCAAAGACCGATGAG CAGAAAGAAGAGTCTCCTCTGAGGGATCCTCCTCCCAGAGAGCAGGGGGCCAAGTACTCAGCTGAGACTGGTAGGCTTATCCCTGCTTCCAGTCAAGCCCTCAGCCGCCGCAACCGCCAGGGCCAGCGGGGCCACCCTTCTGGTAAAGATGGAGGAGCCCAAACCTCCGTTCTGCAGGATCAGGAGCTGCTG ATCTTGGAACTTCTTTGTCAAATTCTACAAACAGACTCTCTGAGGGCTATTCAGTTCTGGCTGCTTTATGCTCCACCAAAAG aaaaaGATTTAGCTTTGGGGCTCCTGCAAACCGCGGTGGCTCAGCTCATCCCCCAGTCCCTCCCCACCATCCCAGCAGAGAAGCTCTGGAACCAACTCCAAGAGCTTCAAGAGCCTCCTCAAGAGACACAACAGGCAACCTACAG CCCATCCCTGAAGAAGACGAAGACACCACCTCTACCCAAACCAGACAAACCAG
- the Tbata gene encoding protein TBATA isoform X4, giving the protein MTTEVKQLAEHPLVSPKAEPQPEKKPENLPRSHGDVGLQKEPVVPGIVDFEPIHEELKTIKTPTSQPTPSAYRFGRLSHHSFFSRHHPQPQRVTHIQAPGVQPTDLTPSADINGKPVCMIRDEFSLGALAQSTFLSSCLMEMPTISVPIGDPQSNRNPQLSTSDTWRKNLKDLASRVTAFTKEIESKTDEKEESPLRDPPPREQGAKYSAETGRLIPASSQALSRRNRQGQRGHPSGKDGGAQTSVLQDQELLILELLCQILQTDSLRAIQFWLLYAPPKEKDLALGLLQTAVAQLIPQSLPTIPAEKLWNQLQELQEPPQETQQATYSPSLKKTKTPPLPKPDKPEYIGKAQVLLVHPSEDPEEQATRPKAES; this is encoded by the exons ATGACTACAGAGGTCAAACAGCTGGCTGAGCATCCTCTAGTGAG TCCAAAGGCAGAGCCCCAGCCGGAGAAGAAGCCCGAGAACCTTCCAAGGAGCCACGGGGATGTTGGGCTCCAGAAAGAGCCTGTAGTCCCAGGCATTGTGGATTTCGAGCCGATCCATGAGGAGTTGAAGACAATAAAGACCCCAACATCACAACCAACACCTAGTGCCTACCGCTTTGGACGCCTCAGCCACCATTCCTTCTTCTCGAGGCACCATCCCCAACCACAGCGAGTGACTCATATTCAAG CTCCTGGGGTCCAGCCCACGGATCTCACTCCCTCTGCAGATATCAATGGGAAGCCCGTCTGCATGATCAGGGACGAGTTCTCTCTGGGGGCCTTGGCTCAGTCCACATTCTTATCCAGCTGTCTGATGGAGATGCCCACCATCTCTGTCCCCATTGGGGACCCACAGTCCAATCGGAACCCCCAGCTTTCTACTTCTG ACACCTGGAGGAAGAATTTAAAGGACCTGGCTTCCCGAGTGACTGCCTTCACTAAGGAAATCGAGTCAAAGACCGATGAG AAAGAAGAGTCTCCTCTGAGGGATCCTCCTCCCAGAGAGCAGGGGGCCAAGTACTCAGCTGAGACTGGTAGGCTTATCCCTGCTTCCAGTCAAGCCCTCAGCCGCCGCAACCGCCAGGGCCAGCGGGGCCACCCTTCTGGTAAAGATGGAGGAGCCCAAACCTCCGTTCTGCAGGATCAGGAGCTGCTG ATCTTGGAACTTCTTTGTCAAATTCTACAAACAGACTCTCTGAGGGCTATTCAGTTCTGGCTGCTTTATGCTCCACCAAAAG aaaaaGATTTAGCTTTGGGGCTCCTGCAAACCGCGGTGGCTCAGCTCATCCCCCAGTCCCTCCCCACCATCCCAGCAGAGAAGCTCTGGAACCAACTCCAAGAGCTTCAAGAGCCTCCTCAAGAGACACAACAGGCAACCTACAG CCCATCCCTGAAGAAGACGAAGACACCACCTCTACCCAAACCAGACAAACCAG
- the Tbata gene encoding protein TBATA isoform X8, which yields MTTEVKQLAEHPLVSPKAEPQPEKKPENLPRSHGDVGLQKEPVVPGIVDFEPIHEELKTIKTPTSQPTPSAYRFGRLSHHSFFSRHHPQPQRVTHIQDINGKPVCMIRDEFSLGALAQSTFLSSCLMEMPTISVPIGDPQSNRNPQLSTSDTWRKNLKDLASRVTAFTKEIESKTDEKEESPLRDPPPREQGAKYSAETGRLIPASSQALSRRNRQGQRGHPSGKDGGAQTSVLQDQELLILELLCQILQTDSLRAIQFWLLYAPPKEKDLALGLLQTAVAQLIPQSLPTIPAEKLWNQLQELQEPPQETQQATYSPSLKKTKTPPLPKPDKPEYIGKAQVLLVHPSEDPEEQATRPKAES from the exons ATGACTACAGAGGTCAAACAGCTGGCTGAGCATCCTCTAGTGAG TCCAAAGGCAGAGCCCCAGCCGGAGAAGAAGCCCGAGAACCTTCCAAGGAGCCACGGGGATGTTGGGCTCCAGAAAGAGCCTGTAGTCCCAGGCATTGTGGATTTCGAGCCGATCCATGAGGAGTTGAAGACAATAAAGACCCCAACATCACAACCAACACCTAGTGCCTACCGCTTTGGACGCCTCAGCCACCATTCCTTCTTCTCGAGGCACCATCCCCAACCACAGCGAGTGACTCATATTCAAG ATATCAATGGGAAGCCCGTCTGCATGATCAGGGACGAGTTCTCTCTGGGGGCCTTGGCTCAGTCCACATTCTTATCCAGCTGTCTGATGGAGATGCCCACCATCTCTGTCCCCATTGGGGACCCACAGTCCAATCGGAACCCCCAGCTTTCTACTTCTG ACACCTGGAGGAAGAATTTAAAGGACCTGGCTTCCCGAGTGACTGCCTTCACTAAGGAAATCGAGTCAAAGACCGATGAG AAAGAAGAGTCTCCTCTGAGGGATCCTCCTCCCAGAGAGCAGGGGGCCAAGTACTCAGCTGAGACTGGTAGGCTTATCCCTGCTTCCAGTCAAGCCCTCAGCCGCCGCAACCGCCAGGGCCAGCGGGGCCACCCTTCTGGTAAAGATGGAGGAGCCCAAACCTCCGTTCTGCAGGATCAGGAGCTGCTG ATCTTGGAACTTCTTTGTCAAATTCTACAAACAGACTCTCTGAGGGCTATTCAGTTCTGGCTGCTTTATGCTCCACCAAAAG aaaaaGATTTAGCTTTGGGGCTCCTGCAAACCGCGGTGGCTCAGCTCATCCCCCAGTCCCTCCCCACCATCCCAGCAGAGAAGCTCTGGAACCAACTCCAAGAGCTTCAAGAGCCTCCTCAAGAGACACAACAGGCAACCTACAG CCCATCCCTGAAGAAGACGAAGACACCACCTCTACCCAAACCAGACAAACCAG
- the Tbata gene encoding protein TBATA isoform X2, producing MTTEVKQLAEHPLVSPKAEPQPEKKPENLPRSHGDVGLQKEPVVPGIVDFEPIHEELKTIKTPTSQPTPSAYRFGRLSHHSFFSRHHPQPQRVTHIQAPGVQPTDLTPSADINGKPVCMIRDEFSLGALAQSTFLSSCLMEMPTISVPIGDPQSNRNPQLSTSDTWRKNLKDLASRVTAFTKEIESKTDEQKEESPLRDPPPREQGAKYSAETGRLIPASSQALSRRNRQGQRGHPSGKDGGAQTSVLQDQELLILELLCQILQTDSLRAIQFWLLYAPPKEKDLALGLLQTAVAQLIPQSLPTIPAEKLWNQLQELQEPPQETQQATYSPSLKKTKTPPLPKPDKPEYIGKAQVLLVHPSEDPEEQATRPKAES from the exons ATGACTACAGAGGTCAAACAGCTGGCTGAGCATCCTCTAGTGAG TCCAAAGGCAGAGCCCCAGCCGGAGAAGAAGCCCGAGAACCTTCCAAGGAGCCACGGGGATGTTGGGCTCCAGAAAGAGCCTGTAGTCCCAGGCATTGTGGATTTCGAGCCGATCCATGAGGAGTTGAAGACAATAAAGACCCCAACATCACAACCAACACCTAGTGCCTACCGCTTTGGACGCCTCAGCCACCATTCCTTCTTCTCGAGGCACCATCCCCAACCACAGCGAGTGACTCATATTCAAG CTCCTGGGGTCCAGCCCACGGATCTCACTCCCTCTGCAGATATCAATGGGAAGCCCGTCTGCATGATCAGGGACGAGTTCTCTCTGGGGGCCTTGGCTCAGTCCACATTCTTATCCAGCTGTCTGATGGAGATGCCCACCATCTCTGTCCCCATTGGGGACCCACAGTCCAATCGGAACCCCCAGCTTTCTACTTCTG ACACCTGGAGGAAGAATTTAAAGGACCTGGCTTCCCGAGTGACTGCCTTCACTAAGGAAATCGAGTCAAAGACCGATGAG CAGAAAGAAGAGTCTCCTCTGAGGGATCCTCCTCCCAGAGAGCAGGGGGCCAAGTACTCAGCTGAGACTGGTAGGCTTATCCCTGCTTCCAGTCAAGCCCTCAGCCGCCGCAACCGCCAGGGCCAGCGGGGCCACCCTTCTGGTAAAGATGGAGGAGCCCAAACCTCCGTTCTGCAGGATCAGGAGCTGCTG ATCTTGGAACTTCTTTGTCAAATTCTACAAACAGACTCTCTGAGGGCTATTCAGTTCTGGCTGCTTTATGCTCCACCAAAAG aaaaaGATTTAGCTTTGGGGCTCCTGCAAACCGCGGTGGCTCAGCTCATCCCCCAGTCCCTCCCCACCATCCCAGCAGAGAAGCTCTGGAACCAACTCCAAGAGCTTCAAGAGCCTCCTCAAGAGACACAACAGGCAACCTACAG CCCATCCCTGAAGAAGACGAAGACACCACCTCTACCCAAACCAGACAAACCAG
- the Tbata gene encoding protein TBATA isoform X5, with amino-acid sequence MYIKGVWHLVEDEVTSPKAEPQPEKKPENLPRSHGDVGLQKEPVVPGIVDFEPIHEELKTIKTPTSQPTPSAYRFGRLSHHSFFSRHHPQPQRVTHIQDINGKPVCMIRDEFSLGALAQSTFLSSCLMEMPTISVPIGDPQSNRNPQLSTSDTWRKNLKDLASRVTAFTKEIESKTDEQKEESPLRDPPPREQGAKYSAETGRLIPASSQALSRRNRQGQRGHPSGKDGGAQTSVLQDQELLILELLCQILQTDSLRAIQFWLLYAPPKEKDLALGLLQTAVAQLIPQSLPTIPAEKLWNQLQELQEPPQETQQATYSPSLKKTKTPPLPKPDKPEYIGKAQVLLVHPSEDPEEQATRPKAES; translated from the exons ATGTATATAAAGGGTGTTTGGCACCTCGTAGAGGATGAGGTGACTAG TCCAAAGGCAGAGCCCCAGCCGGAGAAGAAGCCCGAGAACCTTCCAAGGAGCCACGGGGATGTTGGGCTCCAGAAAGAGCCTGTAGTCCCAGGCATTGTGGATTTCGAGCCGATCCATGAGGAGTTGAAGACAATAAAGACCCCAACATCACAACCAACACCTAGTGCCTACCGCTTTGGACGCCTCAGCCACCATTCCTTCTTCTCGAGGCACCATCCCCAACCACAGCGAGTGACTCATATTCAAG ATATCAATGGGAAGCCCGTCTGCATGATCAGGGACGAGTTCTCTCTGGGGGCCTTGGCTCAGTCCACATTCTTATCCAGCTGTCTGATGGAGATGCCCACCATCTCTGTCCCCATTGGGGACCCACAGTCCAATCGGAACCCCCAGCTTTCTACTTCTG ACACCTGGAGGAAGAATTTAAAGGACCTGGCTTCCCGAGTGACTGCCTTCACTAAGGAAATCGAGTCAAAGACCGATGAG CAGAAAGAAGAGTCTCCTCTGAGGGATCCTCCTCCCAGAGAGCAGGGGGCCAAGTACTCAGCTGAGACTGGTAGGCTTATCCCTGCTTCCAGTCAAGCCCTCAGCCGCCGCAACCGCCAGGGCCAGCGGGGCCACCCTTCTGGTAAAGATGGAGGAGCCCAAACCTCCGTTCTGCAGGATCAGGAGCTGCTG ATCTTGGAACTTCTTTGTCAAATTCTACAAACAGACTCTCTGAGGGCTATTCAGTTCTGGCTGCTTTATGCTCCACCAAAAG aaaaaGATTTAGCTTTGGGGCTCCTGCAAACCGCGGTGGCTCAGCTCATCCCCCAGTCCCTCCCCACCATCCCAGCAGAGAAGCTCTGGAACCAACTCCAAGAGCTTCAAGAGCCTCCTCAAGAGACACAACAGGCAACCTACAG CCCATCCCTGAAGAAGACGAAGACACCACCTCTACCCAAACCAGACAAACCAG